A window of the Sphingobium sp. CAP-1 genome harbors these coding sequences:
- a CDS encoding M23 family metallopeptidase, with protein sequence MPLGSAGLFQESHFGSQQGGAPVSLWLADSLARTPAAPPQDWRSRLRDWADEVELVPDLGQRIGSLTWFRGLATCFGLCATALYLSPGFRPVPGFSGARLSDAHYDEVRSQMITPLALGADSGHRMGPSDAVQPLRETPERPQIALNAQVGSSDTLPRALSRAGVSGGDVATIMAMVGADIAGGVKPGTRLDIILGRRASRDRPRPLDRLAFRARLDLSVELSRAGGALSVKRIPIRVDNTPLRIQGLVGDSIYRSARAAGAPPKAVQAFLRVIAGQVDLGGIAAGDRYDIVTDYHRAETGDVEVGDLLYAGLKRARGKSVDMLKWTKDGRTEWFEASGVGERRGVLSSPVAGHMSSGFGMRRHPILGYTRMHAGIDFAARYGSPIYAVTDGVISYAGRHGGHGNYVRIEHGGGLATGYAHMSRIAAAPGQRVRRGQVIGYVGSTGLSTGPHLHYELYRGGRVVNPLSVKFTTTAQLAGSELAAFRAKLAQYQGLRVGLHDSFAQKASAAPVAQGK encoded by the coding sequence ATGCCTTTGGGGTCAGCGGGTTTGTTTCAGGAAAGCCATTTCGGATCGCAGCAGGGGGGCGCCCCCGTATCGCTGTGGCTGGCCGATTCGCTTGCCCGCACCCCCGCCGCGCCGCCGCAGGACTGGCGCAGCCGGCTGCGCGACTGGGCCGACGAGGTCGAACTGGTCCCCGATCTGGGTCAGCGCATCGGCAGCCTCACCTGGTTTCGCGGCCTTGCCACCTGTTTCGGCCTGTGCGCCACCGCCCTCTATCTGTCGCCCGGTTTCCGGCCGGTGCCCGGTTTTTCCGGCGCACGCCTGAGCGACGCGCACTATGACGAAGTGCGTAGCCAGATGATCACGCCGCTGGCGCTGGGTGCGGACAGCGGCCATCGCATGGGGCCGAGCGATGCGGTCCAACCGCTGCGCGAAACGCCCGAACGGCCGCAGATCGCGCTCAATGCCCAGGTCGGCAGCAGCGACACCTTGCCCCGTGCTTTGTCGCGTGCCGGGGTCAGCGGCGGCGATGTCGCCACCATCATGGCGATGGTCGGGGCGGACATTGCCGGGGGCGTGAAGCCGGGGACGCGGCTCGATATCATCCTTGGCCGCCGCGCCAGCCGCGACCGGCCGCGCCCGCTCGACCGGCTGGCCTTCCGCGCCCGGCTCGATCTCAGCGTCGAACTGAGCCGCGCCGGCGGCGCTTTGTCGGTAAAACGCATTCCCATCCGCGTCGACAATACCCCGCTGCGCATTCAGGGCTTGGTCGGCGACAGCATCTACCGCTCCGCCCGCGCCGCCGGCGCGCCGCCCAAGGCGGTGCAGGCCTTCCTGCGCGTGATCGCGGGCCAGGTCGATCTGGGCGGGATCGCGGCGGGCGACCGCTATGACATCGTCACCGACTATCATCGCGCCGAAACCGGCGATGTCGAAGTGGGCGACCTGCTCTATGCGGGGCTGAAGCGCGCGCGCGGCAAGTCTGTCGACATGCTCAAATGGACCAAGGACGGCCGCACCGAATGGTTCGAGGCGTCGGGCGTCGGCGAACGGCGGGGCGTATTGTCGTCGCCGGTGGCCGGGCATATGTCGTCCGGCTTCGGGATGCGGCGCCACCCGATCCTGGGCTATACAAGGATGCACGCCGGCATCGACTTCGCCGCCCGCTATGGATCGCCCATCTATGCCGTGACCGACGGCGTCATTTCCTATGCCGGGCGGCATGGCGGCCATGGCAATTATGTGCGGATCGAACATGGCGGCGGCCTGGCCACCGGCTATGCCCATATGAGCCGGATCGCCGCCGCGCCGGGCCAGCGGGTGCGGCGTGGGCAGGTGATCGGCTATGTCGGATCGACCGGCCTGTCGACCGGCCCGCATCTCCATTATGAACTCTATCGCGGCGGTCGGGTGGTCAATCCGCTGTCGGTGAAGTTCACCACCACGGCCCAGCTTGCGGGCAGTGAACTGGCGGCTTTCCGCGCGAAGCTGGCGCAATATCAGGGGCTGCGCGTGGGGCTACACGACAGTTTCGCGCAAAAGGCTTCGGCCGCGCCGGTGGCGCAGGGCAAATAA
- a CDS encoding nucleotidyltransferase family protein translates to MTGSVTAILLAGARPIPDPLAQAAGVAVKPLVPVGGEPMINRPARALLEHPAIGQVIILTQRPDLFAADPATGWLAGHPRVRFETGGQGIASSLLALLETGDLPFPILLTTADHVLLDRAMLDQFVAEAGGADIAVAMVERATLLARYPGSRRTWLKFRDGWWSGANIFWFGSDKARSVIALWQEVEQDRKKGWKILAAFGPFALLGAVLRILTLRGGIARIGRKFGVTARLVAMASPEACIDADKPEDVTLIEAILRR, encoded by the coding sequence ATGACTGGTTCCGTTACCGCCATCCTGCTCGCCGGCGCGCGCCCGATTCCCGATCCTTTGGCGCAGGCTGCCGGCGTTGCGGTCAAACCGCTGGTCCCGGTCGGCGGCGAACCGATGATCAATCGTCCGGCCCGCGCGCTGCTGGAGCATCCCGCGATCGGGCAGGTCATCATCCTGACCCAGCGGCCCGACCTGTTCGCCGCCGATCCCGCCACCGGCTGGCTGGCCGGTCATCCCCGCGTGCGGTTCGAAACGGGTGGGCAGGGGATCGCCTCCTCGCTGCTGGCGCTGCTGGAGACGGGCGATCTGCCCTTCCCGATCCTGCTGACCACCGCCGACCATGTGCTGCTTGATCGCGCCATGCTCGATCAGTTCGTGGCGGAAGCTGGCGGCGCGGACATCGCCGTCGCCATGGTGGAGCGGGCGACGTTGCTGGCGCGCTATCCGGGGTCGCGCCGCACCTGGCTCAAATTCCGCGACGGCTGGTGGTCGGGCGCGAACATCTTCTGGTTCGGCAGCGACAAGGCCCGGTCGGTCATCGCCCTGTGGCAGGAGGTGGAGCAGGACCGCAAGAAGGGGTGGAAGATCCTCGCCGCCTTCGGCCCGTTCGCCTTGCTGGGCGCTGTGCTGCGCATCCTGACGCTGCGCGGCGGCATCGCGCGGATCGGCCGCAAATTCGGCGTCACCGCGCGGCTGGTGGCGATGGCCAGCCCGGAAGCCTGCATCGACGCGGACAAGCCGGAGGATGTCACCCTGATCGAAGCGATCCTGCGGCGATAG
- the rnhA gene encoding ribonuclease HI, which yields MTNLPQVDIFTDGACKGNPGPGGWGAVLRFGEREKEISGGDAQTTNNRMEMMAAVEALSLLKKPCQVTLYTDSKYVMDGITKWVFGWQKKGWRTADNKPVKNVEIWQLLLKAAAPHKVTWQWVKGHAGHPENERADALACAAAERFRK from the coding sequence GTGACCAACCTCCCTCAAGTCGATATCTTCACCGACGGCGCGTGCAAGGGCAATCCCGGCCCCGGCGGCTGGGGCGCGGTGCTGCGCTTTGGCGAGAGAGAGAAGGAAATTTCCGGCGGCGATGCGCAGACAACCAACAACCGCATGGAAATGATGGCCGCGGTCGAGGCGCTGAGCCTGCTCAAGAAGCCGTGTCAGGTGACGCTCTACACCGACAGCAAATATGTGATGGACGGCATCACCAAATGGGTGTTCGGCTGGCAGAAAAAGGGCTGGCGCACCGCCGACAACAAGCCGGTCAAGAATGTCGAGATCTGGCAATTGCTGCTGAAGGCGGCGGCTCCGCACAAGGTGACGTGGCAATGGGTGAAAGGCCATGCCGGCCACCCGGAGAATGAACGCGCCGACGCGCTGGCCTGCGCGGCGGCGGAGCGTTTTCGGAAATAA
- the thrB gene encoding homoserine kinase — translation MAVYTHVPAEEIDAFLTRYDAGRLVSAKGIAEGVENSNYLLETTGPDGKGHRYILTLYEKRVDEADLPFFMDLLDHLGARGCLVPRFIADREGKRLQQLSGRPACLIEFLTGISVTEPTPGQARAAGVALGELHRAAQGFAGERRNALDIAGWHELAAKCGDDFEQIEPGLGARVAEELAFLDAHWPAGLPRSVIHADLFPDNVLMLGDMVTGLIDFYFSCTDIRAYDLAVTHSAWCFSNDGAIWHGDRAAAIGAGYVEAHGLSDAERAAFPILCRGAALRFLLTRAYDWINTPADALVTRKDPLAYLRRLDFYARAEPAELLGA, via the coding sequence ATGGCCGTCTACACCCACGTCCCCGCCGAAGAGATCGACGCTTTCCTCACCCGCTACGACGCCGGCCGGCTCGTGTCGGCCAAGGGCATTGCCGAAGGGGTGGAGAACAGCAATTACCTGCTGGAAACCACCGGCCCTGATGGGAAGGGGCACCGCTATATCCTGACCCTCTATGAAAAGCGGGTGGATGAGGCGGACCTGCCCTTCTTCATGGACCTGCTCGACCATCTGGGCGCGCGCGGTTGCCTCGTCCCCCGCTTCATCGCCGATCGCGAGGGCAAAAGGCTGCAACAATTGTCGGGTCGCCCCGCCTGCCTGATCGAGTTTCTGACCGGGATCAGCGTCACCGAACCGACGCCGGGGCAAGCGCGCGCGGCCGGCGTAGCGCTGGGCGAACTGCACAGGGCGGCGCAGGGCTTTGCCGGCGAGCGGCGCAACGCGCTGGACATTGCCGGCTGGCATGAACTGGCGGCGAAATGCGGTGACGATTTCGAGCAGATCGAGCCGGGCCTTGGCGCGCGGGTGGCGGAGGAACTGGCGTTTCTCGACGCGCACTGGCCCGCCGGCCTGCCGCGATCGGTGATCCATGCCGACCTGTTCCCCGACAATGTGCTGATGCTGGGCGATATGGTCACGGGCCTGATCGACTTTTATTTCAGTTGCACCGATATTCGCGCCTATGATCTGGCCGTCACCCACAGCGCCTGGTGCTTCAGCAATGACGGCGCGATCTGGCATGGCGATCGCGCCGCCGCGATCGGCGCGGGCTATGTAGAAGCGCATGGGCTGAGCGACGCCGAGCGCGCCGCCTTCCCGATATTGTGCCGGGGCGCGGCGCTGCGTTTCCTGCTGACGCGCGCCTATGACTGGATCAACACGCCGGCGGACGCGCTGGTGACGCGCAAAGACCCGCTCGCCTATCTGCGGCGGCTGGATTTCTATGCCAGGGCCGAGCCGGCGGAATTGCTGGGCGCGTGA
- the ispH gene encoding 4-hydroxy-3-methylbut-2-enyl diphosphate reductase — protein MTDASAALPPMTLLIAAPRGFCAGVDRAIIIVERAIEKYGAPVYVRHEIVHNKFVVDSLKAKGAIFVEELDQVPDGVPVVFSAHGVPKAVPAKAEERGLDYLDATCPLVSKVHRQAERQVDAGRHILFIGHKGHPEVIGTFGQVPDGTMSLIETVEDAEAFAPADPANLAFLTQTTLSVDDTAAIVATLERRFPGIAAPKGEDICYATSNRQTAVKAIATQCDAVYVIGAPNSSNSLRLVEVAEREGTPARLIQRAADIDFAWLDGVRTLGLTAGASAPELLVREVVDRIGERFIVDERQVETAQENIAFKLPRGLETA, from the coding sequence ATGACCGACGCCTCCGCCGCCCTGCCGCCGATGACCCTGTTGATCGCCGCCCCGCGCGGCTTCTGCGCCGGGGTCGATCGCGCGATCATCATCGTGGAACGGGCCATCGAGAAATATGGCGCGCCCGTCTATGTCCGGCACGAAATCGTCCATAACAAGTTCGTGGTCGACAGTCTGAAGGCCAAGGGCGCGATCTTCGTGGAGGAACTGGATCAGGTGCCCGATGGCGTGCCGGTCGTCTTTTCCGCCCATGGCGTACCCAAGGCGGTGCCGGCCAAGGCGGAGGAGCGCGGCCTCGACTATCTGGACGCCACCTGCCCGCTGGTCAGCAAGGTCCATCGTCAGGCCGAACGGCAGGTCGATGCCGGCCGCCATATATTGTTCATCGGACATAAGGGGCACCCCGAAGTGATCGGCACGTTCGGTCAGGTGCCAGACGGGACGATGAGCCTGATCGAAACGGTCGAGGATGCCGAAGCCTTCGCGCCGGCCGATCCCGCCAATCTCGCCTTCCTGACGCAGACGACGCTGTCGGTGGACGATACCGCCGCGATCGTCGCCACGCTGGAGCGCCGCTTCCCCGGCATCGCCGCGCCCAAGGGCGAGGATATCTGTTACGCCACATCGAACCGCCAGACCGCGGTCAAGGCGATCGCGACCCAGTGCGACGCTGTCTATGTGATCGGTGCGCCCAACAGCTCCAATTCGCTGCGGCTGGTGGAGGTGGCGGAGCGCGAAGGCACCCCCGCGCGCCTGATCCAGCGCGCCGCCGACATTGATTTCGCCTGGCTCGACGGCGTCAGGACGCTTGGCCTGACCGCCGGCGCCTCCGCGCCCGAACTGCTGGTGCGCGAGGTGGTCGACCGGATTGGAGAGCGCTTCATCGTCGACGAGCGACAAGTCGAGACAGCGCAGGAAAATATCGCCTTCAAATTGCCCCGCGGACTGGAGACTGCTTGA
- the argS gene encoding arginine--tRNA ligase encodes MSLYTRFTAHLDAVLDALEADGVLPAGLNRKPVTVEPPRDASHGDLATNAAMVLAKPAGTNPRALADAIVTRLQALDEVDSATIAGPGFINLTLTDATWRAELAAIHADAADYGRSDFGQGVTVNVEYVSANPTGPMHMGHCRGAVVGDALATLLEYAGHKVIREYYINDAGGQVDVLARSAHLRYREALGEDVGAIPEGLYPGDYLVPVGQALAADYGDRFVGAPEADWLVLFRTFAVARMMDMIRSDLALLGIHHDLFSSEAELQAAGKPEQAEAWLRAHDLVYDGVLEAPKGELPDDWEPVELPLFRSTKFGDDQDRPIKKSNGAWTYFGADMAYHYQKAQSADQLIDIWGADHAGTVKRIQAAVAALTEGKARFDVKLIQMVRLLRDGEPVKMSKRAGNFVTLADVVREVGKDVVRFTMLTRKADAQMDFDFAKVVEASKDNPVFYVQYAHARISSLGRRAQEAGIDLPAPDLSLLGTAELAMVKLAAQFPRVVEGSAQSREPHRIAFYLNDLASAFHGWWNMGNDDPRARVILADDPSLTATRLFLAQGIGQIVRNGLALMGVAALTEMQ; translated from the coding sequence GTGTCCCTTTATACCCGTTTCACCGCCCATCTCGATGCCGTGCTGGACGCGTTGGAGGCCGACGGCGTGCTGCCCGCCGGCCTCAACCGCAAGCCGGTGACGGTCGAGCCGCCGCGCGATGCGTCGCATGGCGATCTGGCCACCAACGCCGCCATGGTGCTGGCCAAGCCAGCCGGCACCAATCCGCGCGCGCTGGCTGACGCGATCGTCACCAGGTTGCAGGCGCTGGACGAGGTGGACAGCGCGACGATCGCCGGTCCTGGCTTCATCAACCTGACCCTGACCGACGCCACATGGCGTGCGGAACTGGCGGCGATCCACGCCGATGCCGCCGATTATGGCCGCTCCGATTTCGGGCAGGGCGTGACCGTCAATGTCGAATATGTCTCCGCCAACCCGACCGGCCCGATGCATATGGGCCATTGCCGGGGCGCGGTGGTGGGCGACGCGCTCGCCACCCTGCTGGAATATGCCGGGCATAAGGTGATCCGCGAATATTATATCAATGATGCGGGCGGTCAGGTCGACGTGCTGGCCCGCTCGGCGCATCTGCGCTACCGCGAGGCGCTGGGCGAGGATGTGGGCGCGATCCCCGAAGGCCTCTATCCCGGCGATTATCTGGTGCCGGTGGGGCAGGCGCTGGCCGCAGACTATGGCGACCGCTTCGTTGGTGCGCCCGAAGCCGACTGGCTGGTCCTGTTCCGCACCTTCGCCGTGGCCAGGATGATGGACATGATCCGCAGCGATCTCGCGCTGCTCGGCATCCATCACGACCTTTTCTCGTCGGAGGCGGAGTTGCAGGCGGCGGGCAAGCCGGAACAGGCCGAAGCCTGGCTGCGCGCCCATGACCTTGTCTATGACGGCGTGCTGGAAGCGCCCAAGGGCGAGTTGCCGGACGACTGGGAACCGGTCGAACTGCCGCTGTTTCGTTCCACGAAGTTCGGCGACGATCAGGACCGGCCGATCAAGAAATCGAACGGAGCCTGGACCTATTTCGGCGCCGACATGGCCTATCATTATCAGAAGGCCCAGAGCGCCGACCAGTTGATCGATATCTGGGGCGCCGACCATGCCGGCACGGTGAAGCGCATCCAGGCCGCCGTCGCCGCCCTGACCGAGGGCAAGGCGCGGTTCGACGTGAAGCTCATTCAGATGGTTCGCCTGCTCCGCGACGGCGAGCCGGTGAAAATGTCCAAGCGCGCCGGCAATTTCGTGACGCTGGCCGATGTGGTCAGGGAAGTGGGCAAGGATGTGGTCCGCTTCACCATGTTGACGCGCAAGGCCGACGCCCAGATGGACTTCGACTTCGCCAAGGTGGTGGAGGCGTCGAAGGACAATCCGGTATTCTATGTCCAATATGCCCATGCGCGGATTTCCTCGCTCGGCCGCCGCGCGCAGGAAGCCGGGATCGATCTGCCCGCGCCCGACCTGTCCCTTCTTGGGACGGCGGAGCTGGCCATGGTCAAGCTCGCCGCCCAATTTCCGCGCGTGGTCGAAGGATCGGCCCAGTCCCGCGAACCGCACCGTATCGCCTTCTATCTCAATGATTTGGCCTCCGCCTTTCATGGCTGGTGGAATATGGGCAATGATGATCCGCGCGCGCGTGTCATATTGGCTGACGACCCGTCGCTCACCGCTACCCGGCTTTTCCTCGCGCAGGGAATCGGGCAGATTGTCCGCAATGGCCTGGCCCTGATGGGCGTGGCCGCCCTGACGGAAATGCAGTGA
- a CDS encoding SPOR domain-containing protein, with the protein MGDYARGRLDLDDEDRLPWLEPAMDDDGDEGISPLRLLGLILLGLALIGAVVAAVWGIQSRTGGAAGEGRLIAAPADSYKIAAKEADAKKFDGEGDASFAASEGVLRDGRIDPSRVPEAPIAKTRPEPATARPATPAKPAQSVTARVADETNVRPVAAPRPSGGGGLIQLGAYGSAAVARDAWGKLSKRFAYLAPLAMTVEPAEVGGSTVYRLRAGAGGQATMLCGKLKVAGESCMVVN; encoded by the coding sequence ATGGGCGATTATGCGCGCGGTCGACTGGATCTGGACGATGAGGATCGCCTGCCCTGGCTGGAACCGGCCATGGATGATGATGGCGACGAGGGCATTTCGCCGTTGCGCCTGCTTGGCCTCATCCTGCTGGGGCTGGCGCTGATCGGTGCGGTAGTCGCGGCTGTGTGGGGGATTCAGAGTCGCACCGGCGGCGCTGCGGGCGAGGGGCGCCTCATCGCCGCGCCGGCTGACAGCTACAAGATCGCGGCCAAGGAGGCCGATGCCAAGAAATTCGACGGCGAGGGCGACGCCAGCTTCGCCGCGAGCGAGGGCGTGCTGCGCGACGGCCGGATCGATCCCAGCCGCGTCCCCGAAGCCCCGATCGCCAAGACCCGTCCCGAACCGGCGACCGCCAGGCCCGCAACTCCGGCCAAGCCGGCCCAGAGCGTGACCGCGCGGGTCGCCGACGAAACCAATGTGCGCCCGGTGGCCGCACCTCGTCCGTCCGGCGGTGGCGGGCTGATCCAGCTTGGCGCCTATGGCAGCGCGGCGGTTGCCAGGGACGCCTGGGGCAAGCTGTCCAAACGCTTCGCCTATCTCGCTCCGCTCGCCATGACGGTGGAGCCGGCGGAAGTGGGCGGCAGCACCGTCTATCGCCTGCGCGCTGGCGCCGGGGGACAGGCGACCATGCTTTGCGGCAAGCTCAAGGTCGCTGGCGAAAGCTGCATGGTGGTGAACTGA
- a CDS encoding TetR family transcriptional regulator, with product MADKKLTRDTIAAAALDLLNEQGLEQLSLRKLAARLDVKAPSLYWHVADKNALLALLADSVFAACVAQIPPSPDWRAWLRAFGVALWRAQNDMRDAGRLILTAAQDDSALARMEQAIVAPLTALGLSAADAVPMQASVQALVTGWTCFAQGPNSEYLQAHMAVDTAFVRSLDALLDGYAAVR from the coding sequence ATGGCCGACAAGAAACTGACCCGCGACACCATCGCCGCTGCGGCGCTGGACCTTCTCAACGAACAGGGACTGGAACAGCTCAGCCTGCGCAAGCTGGCGGCCCGGCTGGATGTGAAGGCGCCCTCGCTCTACTGGCATGTCGCGGACAAGAACGCCCTGCTGGCGCTGCTGGCGGACAGCGTGTTCGCCGCCTGTGTGGCGCAAATCCCGCCCAGCCCGGACTGGCGCGCCTGGCTGCGTGCTTTTGGCGTCGCGCTGTGGCGCGCGCAGAATGACATGCGCGATGCGGGCCGGCTGATCCTGACGGCGGCGCAGGATGATTCGGCGCTGGCGCGGATGGAGCAGGCGATTGTCGCGCCGCTGACCGCGCTGGGGCTGAGCGCTGCGGACGCCGTGCCGATGCAGGCGTCGGTACAGGCGCTCGTGACCGGATGGACCTGTTTCGCACAGGGACCGAATAGCGAATATCTTCAAGCACATATGGCGGTCGACACTGCCTTTGTCCGGTCGCTCGACGCGCTGCTGGACGGCTATGCCGCCGTACGTTGA
- a CDS encoding Rieske 2Fe-2S domain-containing protein — MYPFRDGCFAVRNGWYVAAFRNELGRDLIARTILDQPVVLYRKEDGEAVAVGGRCPHRHFPLGKSCLKGDSIVCGYHGIAFGADGQCVDIPSQDFVPRAYRIPSYPLVEHGLWAWIWMGDADKADVALLPDLEEIGLTAPGMVSRPFYVQDVQGRYQLLNDNLLDLSHLAYLHSSSIGTVENASAPEVLTKRPGFLSCRRYIRNAEPPAVMAAAGRYAGKIDRVTGMDFYLPGFHAGIGDMAYPQDHPERPGETIVTSRVYHAVTPSTPGSCIYFFAMASEDVEGMDFMFDYLRPVLEEDKFATEEIEKMLALVGEHPDELLIKTDRNAVEGRRMLQAMMDAEREAAMAEPAPA; from the coding sequence ATGTATCCATTTCGCGACGGATGTTTCGCGGTGCGCAACGGCTGGTATGTTGCGGCATTTCGCAATGAACTGGGCCGCGATCTGATCGCGCGAACCATCCTCGATCAGCCGGTGGTGCTGTACCGCAAGGAGGATGGCGAAGCGGTCGCGGTCGGCGGGCGCTGCCCCCACCGCCATTTCCCGCTGGGCAAAAGCTGTCTGAAAGGCGACAGCATCGTCTGCGGCTATCATGGCATCGCCTTTGGTGCGGACGGCCAGTGCGTCGATATTCCGAGTCAGGATTTCGTGCCGCGCGCCTATCGCATCCCCAGCTATCCTCTGGTCGAACATGGGCTGTGGGCCTGGATCTGGATGGGGGACGCGGACAAGGCGGACGTGGCGCTGCTTCCCGATCTGGAGGAGATCGGCCTTACGGCGCCCGGCATGGTGTCGCGGCCCTTCTATGTGCAGGATGTGCAGGGGCGTTATCAGTTGCTCAACGACAATCTGCTCGATCTATCGCATCTCGCCTATCTCCATTCCAGCAGCATCGGCACGGTCGAAAATGCCTCCGCGCCCGAAGTCCTGACCAAACGGCCGGGCTTCCTGAGTTGCCGCCGATATATCCGCAACGCCGAACCGCCCGCGGTGATGGCTGCGGCGGGGCGCTATGCCGGCAAGATTGATCGGGTGACGGGCATGGATTTCTATCTCCCCGGCTTCCATGCGGGCATCGGCGACATGGCCTATCCGCAGGATCATCCCGAACGGCCGGGTGAAACGATCGTCACCAGCCGCGTCTATCATGCGGTGACGCCATCGACGCCGGGCAGTTGCATCTATTTCTTCGCCATGGCGTCCGAGGATGTGGAGGGCATGGACTTCATGTTCGACTATCTCCGCCCGGTGCTGGAGGAGGACAAGTTCGCCACCGAGGAGATTGAGAAGATGCTGGCGCTGGTCGGCGAGCATCCCGACGAACTGCTCATCAAGACCGATCGCAACGCGGTGGAGGGGCGGCGGATGTTACAGGCGATGATGGATGCGGAGCGGGAGGCCGCCATGGCGGAGCCGGCCCCGGCCTGA
- the nagZ gene encoding beta-N-acetylhexosaminidase: MKPVIFGLSGATLTADERAFFADAEPAGYILFKRNIVDRAQVRALTDNLRALHGRDDLLVMIDQEGGRVARMQPPVWPAFPPGAVFDRLYDLAPSSAIAAARANARAIALTLAEVGISVDALPLLDVRQDGASDIMGDRTLGADPMRVAALGRATLEGLAEGGVVGIVKHMPGHGRALVDSHLDLPVVDANLNALETDLAPFRTLRGAPIGMTAHVVYTEWDADRPASLSPTIIGEIIRASIGFDGLLMSDDLDMKALKGSIPDLAAGVVAAGCDLALNCWGRMDDMVGIADLLPEISDLGRARLERAMASVPRGADQPPLADLLATRDSLLGLVAA, translated from the coding sequence ATGAAACCCGTCATCTTCGGTCTTTCCGGCGCCACCCTGACCGCCGACGAGCGCGCCTTCTTCGCGGACGCGGAGCCGGCCGGCTATATCCTGTTCAAGCGCAACATCGTCGATCGGGCGCAGGTTCGTGCGCTGACCGACAATTTGCGGGCGCTGCACGGCCGCGACGACCTGCTCGTCATGATCGATCAGGAAGGGGGGCGCGTCGCGCGAATGCAGCCGCCGGTCTGGCCTGCTTTCCCGCCCGGCGCAGTGTTCGACCGCCTCTATGACCTTGCGCCCTCCAGCGCGATCGCGGCGGCGCGCGCCAATGCCCGCGCCATCGCGCTGACGCTGGCGGAGGTCGGCATCAGCGTCGACGCGTTGCCGCTGCTCGACGTGCGGCAGGACGGGGCGAGCGACATCATGGGCGACCGCACGCTGGGCGCGGACCCGATGCGTGTCGCCGCGCTGGGCCGCGCCACGCTGGAGGGGCTGGCCGAAGGCGGCGTGGTCGGCATCGTCAAACATATGCCGGGCCATGGCCGGGCGCTGGTCGACAGCCATCTCGACCTGCCGGTGGTGGACGCCAATCTCAACGCGCTGGAAACCGACCTCGCGCCCTTCCGCACCCTGCGCGGCGCGCCGATCGGCATGACCGCCCATGTCGTCTACACCGAATGGGACGCCGATCGTCCCGCCAGCCTGTCGCCCACCATCATCGGTGAGATCATCCGCGCATCCATCGGTTTCGACGGGCTGCTGATGTCCGACGATCTCGACATGAAGGCGCTGAAGGGCAGCATCCCCGACCTTGCCGCCGGCGTGGTCGCCGCAGGCTGCGACCTGGCGCTCAATTGTTGGGGACGGATGGACGATATGGTCGGCATCGCGGACCTGCTGCCGGAGATTAGCGATCTGGGCCGCGCCCGGCTGGAGCGCGCCATGGCGTCGGTCCCGCGCGGTGCCGACCAGCCGCCGCTGGCGGACCTGCTCGCCACCCGCGATTCGCTGCTGGGGCTGGTCGCGGCTTGA
- a CDS encoding segregation and condensation protein A codes for MTEDLFTPAVSPAPHTLTVSFDAWEGPLDLLLSLARTQKVDLREISILGLTEQYLAFIDSARQLKLELAADYLVMAAWLAYLKSALLLPKQEQPDPGPEELALRLQLRLQRLHAMRDAAARLMARDRIGRDVFPRRAPEGLRLVKKAQWRASLYDLIATYGQIRARTQPVVHTIAVRPVMALDEAIQRVGSLVGAALDWTRLESFLPTDLDTPRAKSALASSFVAALELARQGRLDIQQDGIFQPIYLRAHMPEPANGSLL; via the coding sequence TTGACGGAAGATCTGTTCACCCCCGCAGTCTCTCCCGCGCCGCACACCCTCACCGTCAGTTTCGACGCCTGGGAAGGGCCGCTCGACCTGCTGCTCAGCCTTGCGCGGACGCAGAAGGTCGACCTGCGCGAAATATCGATTCTGGGGCTGACCGAACAATATCTCGCCTTCATCGACAGCGCGCGCCAGTTGAAGCTGGAACTGGCGGCCGATTATCTGGTGATGGCGGCCTGGCTTGCTTATCTCAAATCCGCGCTGTTGCTGCCCAAACAGGAACAGCCCGATCCCGGTCCCGAAGAACTGGCGCTGCGGCTGCAATTGCGGCTCCAGCGGCTGCACGCCATGCGCGACGCGGCGGCGCGGCTGATGGCGCGCGACCGCATCGGCCGCGACGTTTTTCCGCGCCGCGCGCCCGAAGGGTTGCGGCTGGTGAAAAAGGCGCAATGGCGCGCCAGCCTCTATGACCTGATCGCCACCTATGGCCAGATTCGCGCCCGCACCCAGCCGGTGGTCCACACCATCGCGGTCCGCCCGGTGATGGCGCTGGACGAAGCGATCCAGCGGGTCGGATCGCTGGTGGGTGCGGCGCTCGACTGGACCCGGCTCGAATCCTTCCTCCCGACCGATCTCGATACGCCCAGGGCGAAGTCGGCGCTGGCCAGCAGCTTCGTCGCCGCGCTGGAACTGGCGCGGCAGGGACGGCTCGACATCCAGCAGGACGGGATTTTCCAGCCCATCTATCTGCGCGCGCATATGCCGGAACCGGCCAATGGATCGTTGTTATGA